A genomic window from Pseudomonas alcaligenes includes:
- a CDS encoding glycosyltransferase, translated as MISIVIPTFNAARYIGDTLRSLLSQQLQSSLELIIVDGQSSDETLQICQRFQEEAAITSCMKPQQSVSITIYSEPDSGMYDALAKGLGLVQGDIVGYLNASDILLPGALCALERAFSGHPHVRWVTGWNSFMNGDGIITSSRLPFGYPRQLVQSYFYGRYNNHIQQESTFWSRELLADIDLARLKSFKYAGDFYLWHSFAEHNTLWTLNALIGCFRKHPGQLSSALESYHAEALHITEGKRFSVLQAWRYRLLEQLPNFIKSRIHPTLISL; from the coding sequence ATGATCAGTATTGTAATCCCCACCTTTAATGCCGCGCGCTACATCGGTGACACACTCCGAAGTCTGCTATCGCAACAACTACAGTCCTCACTCGAACTCATCATCGTCGATGGCCAGTCCTCCGACGAAACCTTGCAGATCTGCCAGCGCTTCCAAGAAGAAGCGGCCATCACATCCTGCATGAAACCTCAGCAGAGTGTATCCATCACGATATACAGCGAGCCTGACAGCGGTATGTATGACGCTCTGGCCAAAGGCCTGGGCTTGGTGCAGGGCGATATAGTGGGCTACCTCAATGCCTCCGACATTCTCCTGCCTGGCGCCTTGTGCGCCCTTGAGCGGGCATTCTCAGGTCACCCGCATGTCCGCTGGGTAACCGGCTGGAATAGCTTCATGAATGGCGATGGGATTATCACCTCGTCCAGGCTGCCCTTCGGCTACCCGCGCCAGCTGGTCCAGAGCTATTTCTATGGCCGGTATAACAATCACATCCAGCAGGAAAGCACTTTCTGGTCCCGCGAGCTGCTTGCGGACATTGATCTGGCGCGCCTGAAAAGCTTCAAATATGCAGGCGATTTCTATCTGTGGCACTCCTTCGCCGAACACAATACGCTGTGGACTCTGAATGCCCTCATTGGTTGCTTCCGAAAACATCCCGGGCAACTCTCCAGCGCACTTGAAAGTTATCACGCCGAAGCGCTTCACATCACCGAAGGAAAACGCTTCAGCGTGCTGCAGGCATGGCGCTATCGCCTGCTAGAGCAGCTGCCGAACTTCATCAAGTCCCGCATTCACCCGACACTGATCAGCCTATAA
- a CDS encoding NAD-dependent epimerase/dehydratase family protein — MKKVLILGGDGFCGWPTALHLSAQGHEIAIVDNLSRRNIDNELEVDSLTPIRPIGKRLSKWKELSGKNIEFYNIDIAENYDRLLNLIKEWKPEAIVHFAEQRSAPYSMKSSQHKRYTVSNNINATHNLLAAVVESGLDIHLIHLGTMGVYGYGTAGMKIPEGYLEVNVTTDSGEQIKQQILYPVNPGSIYHMTKTQDQLLFAYYNKNDKTRVTDLHQGIVWGTQTEQTKLSEDLINRFDYDGDYGTVLNRFLAQAAVGYPLTVHGTGGQTRAFIHIQDTVKCIELALNNPPKHGEKVKIINQMTETHRVRDLAQMVARIAGATVELVPNPRNEADENDLIVENETFLNLGLNPIKLEDGLLDEVTSIAKKYADRCDRSKIPCYSTWTAANKAGKPATH; from the coding sequence ATGAAAAAAGTACTGATTCTCGGTGGCGACGGATTTTGCGGCTGGCCAACCGCCCTGCATCTCTCGGCACAGGGGCATGAGATTGCAATAGTCGACAATCTTTCCCGTCGCAACATCGATAACGAACTGGAAGTCGACTCGCTGACCCCGATTCGCCCAATCGGCAAGCGTCTCTCCAAGTGGAAAGAGCTGAGCGGAAAGAATATCGAGTTCTACAACATCGATATTGCCGAGAACTATGATCGCCTGCTGAATCTGATCAAAGAGTGGAAGCCAGAAGCTATCGTGCACTTTGCCGAGCAGCGCTCTGCGCCTTACTCGATGAAATCCTCGCAGCATAAGCGCTATACCGTTTCGAATAACATCAATGCCACCCACAACCTGCTGGCGGCGGTTGTTGAGTCCGGCCTGGACATCCACCTGATCCACCTGGGCACCATGGGCGTTTACGGCTACGGCACCGCCGGCATGAAAATCCCGGAAGGCTACCTGGAAGTGAATGTCACCACGGACAGTGGCGAACAGATCAAACAGCAGATTCTCTACCCAGTTAATCCTGGCAGCATCTACCACATGACCAAGACGCAGGATCAGCTGCTCTTCGCCTACTACAACAAGAACGACAAGACCCGAGTCACCGACCTGCACCAGGGCATTGTCTGGGGTACCCAGACCGAACAGACCAAGCTGTCGGAAGACCTGATCAACCGCTTCGACTATGACGGTGACTATGGCACCGTACTCAACCGTTTCCTGGCACAGGCAGCCGTCGGCTATCCCCTGACCGTGCACGGTACTGGCGGGCAGACCCGTGCCTTCATCCATATTCAAGATACGGTGAAGTGCATCGAGCTTGCGCTCAACAACCCGCCGAAGCACGGGGAAAAGGTCAAGATCATCAACCAGATGACCGAGACTCACCGCGTCCGGGATCTCGCCCAGATGGTCGCCCGTATTGCCGGCGCCACAGTTGAGCTGGTACCCAACCCGCGCAACGAGGCCGATGAGAACGATCTGATCGTCGAGAACGAGACCTTCCTCAACCTCGGCCTGAACCCGATCAAACTGGAAGACGGCCTGCTGGACGAAGTCACCAGCATTGCCAAGAAGTACGCCGATCGTTGTGATCGCAGCAAAATTCCGTGCTATTCGACATGGACCGCGGCGAACAAGGCCGGCAAGCCAGCCACCCACTAA
- a CDS encoding glycosyltransferase: MKLFIADPALSSFQGHHFSLTRTFSEAASKHDLRIIWLVSKRLPHGNYNLSGNVTIERVFSEGTYDAYAQAKKSASLIQTLPKSRLYRKAQALYMRMPAPLRTMAKTVLRRIKPFDRLFSATAQSHAPQAPTKRQHEELMHALKKYPYSPEDSIFFHTSDAQTYFTIVELFVKSLPPEQWHTLPSLHLSTPYDEGIMPHNKTTITAATSIRYLRSLNLIDRQVFLYAENDLLAEHLSQQWSATVKPLFIPQSPLPGEAQARPTQAITFSYLGAAREEKGFVYLAGAIEEFLAACKRDDIRFELQASPQIVGYAPAIKAAVDRLMSISDSRLHIITQPQSPADYDAALSRSDVLLLCYDPSRYAVRSSGIIFEALANGKIAITTEATFPSHIAQEAGLSVSYLSNSDFINCIMKIADNYDHYQKNAQARSRRFLEEVSPDKFFMDIRSGRTSAHSFEEQQSTAIPAELPLGIPYRKLI; the protein is encoded by the coding sequence ATGAAGCTGTTCATCGCTGACCCGGCCCTATCCAGTTTTCAAGGCCACCATTTTTCGCTGACCCGCACCTTCAGCGAAGCTGCCAGCAAGCACGACTTGCGCATTATTTGGCTGGTAAGCAAGCGCCTTCCGCATGGCAACTACAACCTTTCGGGGAATGTGACCATTGAGCGCGTATTTTCCGAAGGAACCTATGACGCTTATGCGCAAGCCAAAAAAAGTGCGAGTCTGATTCAGACGCTCCCCAAAAGCCGGCTCTATCGGAAAGCCCAAGCACTGTACATGCGCATGCCGGCACCTTTGCGAACCATGGCGAAGACTGTTCTGCGGAGAATAAAGCCATTTGACCGGCTCTTTTCCGCCACTGCGCAATCGCATGCACCACAGGCACCGACAAAGCGCCAGCACGAAGAGCTCATGCATGCGCTCAAAAAGTATCCGTACTCCCCCGAGGACAGTATTTTCTTTCACACCAGCGATGCTCAAACCTACTTCACTATCGTCGAGCTCTTCGTCAAGTCGTTACCCCCGGAGCAATGGCACACACTGCCCAGCCTTCATCTTTCGACTCCTTACGATGAAGGCATAATGCCGCATAATAAAACGACCATCACCGCAGCCACCTCTATCCGCTACCTCCGGTCTCTCAACCTCATTGACCGCCAGGTTTTCCTGTATGCCGAGAACGACTTGCTGGCCGAGCACCTGTCACAACAGTGGTCCGCAACGGTCAAACCTCTTTTCATTCCGCAAAGCCCCCTGCCGGGCGAAGCTCAGGCCCGACCTACACAGGCAATTACCTTTTCCTATCTAGGTGCGGCCCGCGAAGAGAAAGGCTTTGTTTATCTTGCCGGCGCCATCGAGGAATTCCTCGCCGCCTGCAAGCGCGACGATATTCGCTTCGAACTGCAGGCCTCTCCACAGATCGTGGGCTATGCCCCGGCCATCAAGGCTGCAGTTGACAGGCTCATGTCAATTAGTGACTCACGCCTGCATATCATTACCCAGCCACAAAGCCCCGCTGACTACGACGCCGCCTTGAGCCGATCCGACGTCCTGCTGCTTTGCTACGACCCCAGTCGTTATGCCGTGCGCAGCTCCGGCATCATTTTCGAGGCACTGGCAAACGGAAAGATCGCCATTACCACGGAGGCGACCTTTCCCAGCCACATCGCTCAGGAAGCCGGCCTGTCCGTCAGCTACTTATCCAACAGCGACTTTATCAACTGCATCATGAAGATCGCGGACAACTACGACCATTATCAGAAAAATGCCCAGGCACGGAGCCGCAGATTCTTGGAGGAGGTTTCACCAGATAAATTTTTCATGGACATTCGGAGCGGTAGAACTTCTGCGCACAGCTTCGAAGAGCAACAATCAACCGCAATACCAGCGGAGCTCCCGCTTGGAATTCCCTATAGAAAACTGATCTAA
- a CDS encoding sulfotransferase domain-containing protein yields MIIWLASYPRSGNTYFRVLLNSIFGVKTYSIHNDTHDIAADQPTSEVVGHEHLPENFDLAHARLSDNIYIIKTHAPPQNETDKAIYLVRDGRESSVSYHKYLKNFYSSPLALYDVITGAAAFGTWGEHVTSWSPQTRPNTLLIKFENLVSAPEEFYPRIADFIGIPASKQQAPSFKELQAINPKFFNSGKKDSWLDRMSEEEQLAFWMTNHEQMKAMGYSDNTPMLLNSEYAPFFLSLGRQLNKQFQRANAAAQPRIQKLEQEKAKLLADLEATRKKLDEMQRQQRETEAQLTELKQSNSTMGREIESLMKIKRHVDLLAKQSALRTPRKAWHIYRQLIEISNTADHT; encoded by the coding sequence ATGATCATCTGGCTCGCCTCTTACCCCCGCAGTGGCAATACGTATTTCAGGGTACTCCTGAATAGCATTTTTGGAGTAAAAACCTACTCCATTCATAATGACACCCATGACATCGCCGCAGATCAACCCACGTCAGAAGTTGTCGGCCACGAGCATCTCCCGGAGAACTTTGACCTGGCGCATGCCCGCCTTAGCGACAACATCTACATCATAAAGACACATGCTCCGCCGCAGAACGAAACTGACAAGGCAATCTACCTTGTGCGCGATGGCCGGGAGAGCTCCGTCTCTTACCACAAGTACCTGAAGAACTTCTATTCCTCCCCGCTTGCGCTGTACGACGTCATTACCGGCGCAGCCGCTTTCGGTACATGGGGGGAGCATGTCACCAGTTGGTCGCCTCAAACCCGGCCAAACACCCTGCTGATAAAATTTGAAAACCTCGTCAGCGCCCCAGAAGAGTTCTATCCTCGCATAGCCGACTTTATCGGGATCCCCGCGTCAAAACAGCAAGCACCCTCATTCAAAGAACTGCAGGCAATCAATCCGAAATTCTTCAACTCCGGCAAGAAAGACTCTTGGCTCGACCGGATGTCAGAGGAAGAGCAGCTTGCATTCTGGATGACGAACCACGAACAAATGAAAGCCATGGGGTACTCAGATAACACCCCCATGCTTCTCAATAGCGAATACGCCCCATTCTTCCTGTCGCTCGGCCGCCAGCTCAACAAGCAGTTCCAGCGCGCCAATGCTGCTGCCCAACCACGCATACAAAAACTGGAACAAGAAAAAGCCAAACTTCTTGCAGACCTAGAAGCCACCAGAAAAAAACTTGATGAGATGCAGCGTCAACAGCGGGAGACAGAGGCGCAACTGACCGAGCTAAAGCAGAGCAACAGCACCATGGGCCGGGAAATAGAGTCGCTCATGAAGATCAAAAGACACGTTGACCTGTTGGCCAAACAGTCCGCTCTCCGAACCCCACGAAAAGCCTGGCACATTTACAGACAACTTATCGAAATCTCCAATACTGCAGATCACACATGA
- a CDS encoding ABC transporter ATP-binding protein has protein sequence MDDLAISIKDVSKAYKLYKSSSDRLKEALNPLGRKYHRDFYAVRNLSLDIGKGEIIGILGRNGCGKSTLLKLISGVLQPNTGSIRVNGKITALLELGAGFNPEFTGRQNIAFYSTLLGLDSAQVAATTPKIIEFAELNEFIDQPVRTYSSGMKSRLGFAVAIHVDPDILILDEILAVGDALFKRKCYAKMQEFFEAGKTIIYVSHEIDSISQLCKRAIFMDAGEIICDGPANEIVKKYHQYLYSPPETQKILKATFKDSGNVPDQHTPAATHSPNSAYHIDNFTPKSLIEYRNEDIDIDTPLILDDSGKPVNVLVFGQRYKYVVTYTSRSQKTFSDVAFGFEIKNQKGLAICSIESTRSYTQGLTCKQLMPGEKITASFEFHARLPGGVYFTNHGISSFANGEQQVLNRKVDAHCFKVTDSSQRIYGGLYSGIDTVLIDSYNNQLEFPVR, from the coding sequence GTGGATGACCTTGCCATCAGCATAAAAGACGTGTCCAAGGCTTATAAACTTTATAAATCGAGTTCCGATCGACTAAAGGAAGCGCTGAATCCGCTCGGCAGGAAATACCATCGAGATTTTTATGCAGTCAGGAATCTCAGCCTAGATATTGGCAAGGGCGAAATTATCGGAATACTGGGTCGCAACGGTTGTGGCAAGTCCACCCTGCTCAAACTCATCAGTGGCGTACTACAACCCAATACCGGCAGCATCCGGGTGAATGGCAAGATCACGGCACTGCTGGAACTTGGCGCAGGATTCAATCCAGAGTTCACCGGGCGACAGAACATCGCGTTCTACTCGACCCTGCTTGGCCTAGATAGCGCACAGGTCGCTGCGACAACGCCCAAGATTATTGAATTCGCGGAACTCAATGAATTCATAGACCAGCCCGTACGCACTTACTCCAGCGGCATGAAGTCTCGACTCGGATTTGCCGTGGCCATTCATGTCGACCCAGACATTCTCATCCTTGACGAAATATTGGCCGTTGGTGATGCGCTGTTCAAGCGCAAGTGCTACGCCAAAATGCAGGAATTTTTCGAGGCCGGCAAGACCATCATCTATGTCTCGCATGAAATCGATTCGATTTCCCAACTTTGCAAGCGCGCCATCTTCATGGATGCCGGCGAGATCATCTGCGACGGCCCGGCCAATGAGATAGTAAAAAAATACCACCAATACCTCTACTCTCCGCCCGAGACACAAAAGATACTCAAGGCAACATTTAAAGATTCTGGCAACGTGCCCGACCAGCATACGCCCGCGGCCACCCACTCGCCGAACTCGGCATATCACATCGATAACTTCACCCCCAAATCGCTCATTGAATATCGAAATGAAGATATCGACATAGACACACCGCTCATTCTCGACGACAGCGGCAAACCGGTGAACGTGCTGGTCTTTGGCCAGCGCTACAAATATGTCGTCACCTACACATCCCGCTCGCAGAAGACCTTCTCAGACGTCGCCTTCGGCTTCGAAATAAAGAACCAGAAGGGGCTCGCGATCTGCTCGATAGAATCGACACGCTCATATACGCAAGGCCTGACCTGTAAACAGCTCATGCCAGGCGAGAAGATCACCGCATCCTTTGAGTTTCATGCTCGACTCCCCGGCGGCGTTTATTTCACCAACCATGGCATCTCTTCATTTGCCAATGGTGAACAGCAAGTTCTTAACCGGAAGGTCGACGCACACTGTTTCAAAGTCACGGATTCGTCACAGCGTATTTACGGCGGCCTGTACTCCGGAATCGACACGGTCTTGATTGACTCTTATAACAACCAACTAGAATTCCCTGTCCGCTAG
- a CDS encoding ABC transporter permease yields MLFSFTKDLYKLRNIILELVKRDYQQQNQGSYLGFIWNYLQPLLFVSVLYGVIAFGFRHTPNNTGIPFGLYLLSGMTCWLYFSSNLISITGVIRSYSFLVKKIEFRLSILPLVKLLSSLPPHAVLVTLMLLLAHFNGFTLGLHSLQLLYYYLCMAVFLMGFGWITSAASLFVRDITNGIAVITQFGLWLTPIFWNAQTLPEQYQWLLRLNPANYLVTGYRDSLSGGHYFWERPEDTLAYWAITAITLAIGAITFKRLKPHFAEVI; encoded by the coding sequence ATGCTTTTCAGCTTCACCAAAGACCTTTACAAGCTCAGAAATATAATCCTCGAGCTTGTAAAGCGAGACTATCAGCAGCAGAACCAAGGCTCCTATTTGGGGTTCATCTGGAATTATCTGCAGCCCCTGCTCTTCGTCAGCGTGCTATATGGCGTTATTGCATTTGGCTTCCGTCATACTCCAAACAATACCGGAATTCCTTTTGGCCTATACCTTCTCAGCGGCATGACCTGCTGGCTATATTTCTCCTCCAACTTGATCTCGATAACCGGTGTCATTCGATCCTATTCCTTTCTTGTGAAAAAAATCGAATTCCGCCTGAGCATCCTGCCCTTGGTCAAGCTATTGAGCTCACTGCCTCCTCATGCCGTGCTTGTAACGCTGATGCTACTGCTGGCCCATTTCAATGGCTTTACCCTCGGTCTCCACAGCCTGCAGCTGCTCTATTATTACCTCTGCATGGCAGTCTTCTTAATGGGCTTTGGATGGATTACCTCTGCCGCCAGCCTGTTCGTGCGCGACATCACGAATGGCATCGCGGTAATCACCCAGTTCGGCCTTTGGCTAACGCCCATATTCTGGAACGCGCAGACCCTGCCAGAACAATATCAATGGTTGCTTCGCCTGAATCCGGCAAACTACCTTGTCACCGGTTATCGGGACAGTCTCAGTGGCGGCCACTACTTCTGGGAGCGCCCCGAAGACACGCTGGCATATTGGGCCATCACAGCCATTACACTCGCTATTGGCGCGATCACCTTTAAACGATTGAAGCCGCATTTCGCGGAGGTGATCTAG
- a CDS encoding GDP-L-fucose synthase family protein, translating into MQKLPLNTRIYVAGHRGMVGSAIVRKLQAEGYHHIITRTHAELDLTSQTAVQAFFRDNPVDYVVLAAAKVGGIHANNEYPADFIYENLMIQCNVIHQAFAAGVRKLLFLGSSCIYPKLARQPMQESALLTGVLESTNEPYAVAKIAGIKLCESYNRQHGTDYRSVMPTNLYGPYDNYHPENSHVIPALIRRFHEAKQAKAEEVVIWGTGTPMREFLHVDDMAAACLHVMNIDTETYQANTQPMLSHINVGTGTDVTIRELAQTLAEVVGFSGKVVFDTSKPDGTPRKLMDVSRLKRLGWQASIELKEGLASAYEWYVAHQHNHTTRL; encoded by the coding sequence ATGCAAAAGCTTCCCCTGAACACCCGCATCTACGTAGCCGGTCATCGTGGCATGGTCGGCTCCGCCATCGTGCGAAAGCTCCAGGCCGAGGGCTACCACCACATCATCACGCGCACCCACGCCGAGCTGGACCTGACCTCGCAGACGGCCGTCCAGGCATTCTTCCGGGACAACCCGGTCGACTACGTCGTGCTGGCTGCCGCGAAGGTCGGCGGAATACACGCCAACAATGAATACCCGGCCGACTTCATCTACGAAAACCTGATGATCCAGTGCAATGTCATTCATCAGGCGTTCGCCGCCGGCGTACGCAAGCTGCTGTTCCTCGGCAGCTCCTGCATCTACCCGAAGCTGGCCCGCCAGCCCATGCAGGAAAGCGCCCTGCTGACCGGCGTACTGGAGAGCACCAACGAGCCCTATGCGGTAGCCAAGATCGCCGGCATCAAGCTGTGCGAGTCGTACAACCGGCAACATGGCACCGACTACCGCTCGGTGATGCCGACCAATCTCTATGGTCCGTACGACAACTACCATCCGGAAAACAGCCATGTCATCCCGGCACTGATCCGCCGCTTCCACGAGGCCAAGCAGGCCAAGGCTGAAGAGGTAGTGATCTGGGGCACAGGCACGCCCATGCGCGAGTTCCTGCATGTCGATGACATGGCTGCAGCCTGCCTGCATGTCATGAATATCGATACCGAGACTTATCAGGCCAACACGCAGCCCATGCTGTCCCACATCAATGTGGGTACCGGGACTGACGTCACAATCCGCGAGCTAGCCCAGACCCTAGCCGAAGTCGTTGGTTTCAGTGGCAAGGTGGTCTTCGACACCAGCAAACCTGATGGCACGCCTAGAAAGCTGATGGATGTTAGCCGCTTGAAACGACTTGGCTGGCAGGCCTCGATTGAACTGAAGGAAGGGCTGGCATCTGCATATGAGTGGTATGTGGCCCACCAGCACAACCACACCACTCGGCTCTAG
- the gmd gene encoding GDP-mannose 4,6-dehydratase — translation MTRKVALITGVTGQDGAYLARFLLEKGYIVHGIKRRASSFNTDRIDDLYQDPHTKNRNLILHYGDLTDTSNLVRIIQQCQPDEIYNLGAQSHVAVSFESPEYTADVDAMGALRILEAIRILGLEKKTRFYQASTSELYGLVQEIPQKETTPFYPRSPYAVAKQFAFWMTVNYREAYGIYGCNGILFNHESPLRGETFVTRKITRGLTRIAVGLQDCLYMGNMNALRDWGHARDYVEMQWLMLQQDKPDDYVIATGRQYSVRQFIEVSAKELGVSIEWRGEAEEEVCVVVDVANEAVTGMKAGDIIVRVDPRYYRPTEVETLLGDPSKAKRDLGWEPKISFEELVAEMISEDLKLAQRDALVEQSGYKIMSYHE, via the coding sequence ATGACCCGTAAAGTTGCACTCATTACTGGCGTGACCGGACAGGACGGCGCCTACCTCGCGCGCTTCCTGTTGGAAAAAGGTTACATAGTCCACGGCATCAAGCGTCGCGCCTCCTCCTTCAATACCGACCGCATCGACGATCTGTACCAGGACCCGCACACCAAGAACCGCAACCTGATCCTGCACTACGGCGACCTGACCGACACCAGCAACCTGGTGCGCATCATCCAGCAGTGCCAGCCGGACGAGATCTACAACCTCGGCGCCCAGAGCCACGTGGCGGTTTCCTTCGAGTCCCCCGAGTACACCGCAGACGTGGACGCCATGGGTGCCCTGCGCATTCTCGAGGCCATTCGCATCCTCGGCCTGGAAAAGAAGACCCGCTTCTACCAGGCCTCGACCTCCGAGCTCTATGGCCTGGTGCAGGAAATCCCGCAGAAGGAGACCACGCCCTTCTACCCGCGCTCGCCCTACGCGGTCGCCAAGCAGTTCGCCTTCTGGATGACCGTCAACTACCGCGAGGCCTATGGCATCTATGGCTGCAACGGCATCCTGTTCAACCACGAGTCCCCGCTGCGCGGCGAAACCTTCGTCACCCGCAAGATCACCCGTGGCCTGACCCGTATCGCCGTAGGCCTGCAGGACTGCCTGTACATGGGCAACATGAACGCCCTGCGCGACTGGGGCCATGCCCGTGACTACGTGGAAATGCAGTGGCTCATGCTGCAGCAGGACAAGCCTGACGACTATGTCATCGCCACCGGCCGCCAGTACTCGGTACGTCAGTTCATCGAAGTCTCGGCCAAGGAGCTGGGCGTCAGCATCGAGTGGCGCGGCGAGGCCGAGGAAGAAGTCTGCGTGGTCGTCGACGTGGCCAACGAGGCCGTTACCGGCATGAAGGCCGGCGACATCATCGTACGCGTAGACCCGCGCTACTACCGCCCGACCGAAGTGGAAACCCTGCTCGGCGACCCCTCCAAGGCCAAGCGCGACCTGGGCTGGGAGCCGAAGATCAGCTTCGAGGAGCTGGTGGCCGAAATGATCAGCGAAGACCTCAAGCTGGCGCAGCGCGATGCGCTGGTCGAGCAGAGCGGCTACAAGATCATGTCCTACCACGAATAA
- a CDS encoding glycosyltransferase family 4 protein: MKVLHFYKTYYPDSVGGVEQVIYQIASGVADLGISTDVLSLSSKAAAQPVDLGSHKAYKAKLDLQIASTGFSLSALRMFRELAREADIIHYHFPWPFMDLVHLACRLNKPSLVTYHSDIVRQATLLKLYRPLMHSFLSSVDAIVATSPNYLHSSPVLRRHQDKTRVIPIGLDKAAYPVPSHNNREHWRQRFGERFFLFVGVLRYYKGLHILLEAMKGGPYKLVIVGAGPVEEELKAQAQRDHLDNVFFVGAVSDEDKVALLDLCYAVTFPSNLRSEAFGISLLEGAMYGKPMISSEIGTGTSYINIHEQTGLVVPPDAPGALRIAMDRLWAHPEQARQMGQEAEKRYWEQFTATRMAQCYSNLYRQLLEKHDRDSKWASAINP, translated from the coding sequence ATGAAGGTACTGCACTTCTATAAGACCTATTACCCCGACTCCGTAGGCGGGGTAGAGCAGGTCATCTACCAGATCGCCAGTGGCGTTGCCGACCTGGGCATCAGCACCGACGTGCTCTCGCTCAGCAGCAAAGCAGCAGCGCAGCCTGTCGACCTGGGCAGCCACAAGGCCTACAAAGCCAAACTGGACCTGCAGATCGCGTCTACCGGATTCTCCCTCTCTGCCCTGCGCATGTTTCGCGAGCTGGCCAGGGAAGCCGACATCATCCACTACCATTTCCCCTGGCCCTTCATGGACCTAGTGCACCTGGCCTGCCGCCTGAACAAGCCCAGCCTGGTCACCTATCACTCCGACATCGTGCGCCAGGCCACACTGCTCAAGCTGTATCGTCCGCTGATGCACAGCTTCCTGAGCAGCGTCGACGCCATCGTCGCGACCTCGCCGAACTACCTGCACAGCAGCCCGGTTCTGCGGCGGCATCAGGACAAGACCCGGGTCATCCCCATAGGCCTGGACAAAGCAGCCTATCCGGTACCCTCGCACAACAACCGTGAACACTGGCGGCAGCGCTTTGGCGAACGATTCTTCCTCTTCGTCGGTGTCCTGCGCTACTACAAAGGCCTGCATATCCTGCTGGAAGCGATGAAAGGCGGCCCCTACAAGCTGGTGATAGTCGGCGCCGGCCCGGTTGAGGAAGAACTCAAGGCCCAGGCGCAGCGCGACCACCTGGATAACGTCTTCTTCGTCGGGGCCGTATCGGACGAAGACAAGGTCGCCCTGCTGGATCTCTGCTACGCCGTTACCTTCCCCTCCAACCTGCGCTCGGAAGCCTTCGGCATCTCCCTGCTGGAAGGCGCCATGTACGGCAAGCCGATGATCTCCAGCGAGATCGGCACAGGCACCAGCTACATCAATATTCACGAGCAGACTGGGCTCGTCGTCCCTCCTGACGCCCCAGGCGCGCTCAGAATCGCGATGGACCGTCTTTGGGCGCACCCGGAACAGGCTCGACAGATGGGGCAGGAGGCAGAGAAGAGGTACTGGGAACAGTTCACGGCCACCCGCATGGCGCAGTGCTACAGCAACCTCTACCGACAGCTGCTCGAAAAACACGACCGGGACAGCAAATGGGCATCGGCGATCAACCCCTGA